A single Tuberibacillus sp. Marseille-P3662 DNA region contains:
- a CDS encoding YunC family protein, protein MVELKPLMIDDTPFTAVSVQLPKTQLMAVYNDIGYIMCGALDVGLFNEKLADRKIVAGRAVGVRTIDQLLDAPLESVTHEAEKYGIQEGTIGREALLLMK, encoded by the coding sequence ATGGTCGAACTAAAACCGTTGATGATTGATGATACACCATTTACAGCTGTGAGTGTTCAACTCCCGAAAACCCAGTTAATGGCTGTCTATAACGATATTGGTTACATCATGTGTGGAGCCCTAGACGTGGGCTTGTTCAATGAAAAACTGGCCGATCGCAAAATCGTTGCCGGTCGCGCTGTAGGCGTCCGTACGATTGATCAGTTGTTAGACGCTCCATTAGAGTCAGTTACTCATGAAGCTGAAAAATATGGTATTCAGGAAGGAACAATTGGCAGAGAGGCATTATTGTTAATGAAATAA
- a CDS encoding phage baseplate protein has product MASQQVFNWHAHEVNIKRSTGKREPIIDYTTIQPIYFTILDLYGPTVLQCMVIDETTGYIYATQVDNHLGSGDIESFRIVRLNQNGEIIDWMACKYGGHGTTFGIENVNGKVYIWSNYSDVNGNSKLVRFPYQPGTTVDGSEMAEYNKFNDLYTTPAIDQKNDTIALRVTNKHDTQSVELRRLQDVKNGVDEVLAKLDIPEEYTQTMQGMTIDGYDLYWYTGDSNKDGIADPWRIIRFDMRTGKIKGIVECDFGREPDGSWLDGFREPESVYLYTNPKNGQKTLFGGVVVGAKLNRTAKIYVYQQPENTFKKAH; this is encoded by the coding sequence ATGGCATCACAACAAGTATTCAACTGGCACGCCCATGAAGTCAACATAAAACGTTCTACAGGAAAACGCGAGCCAATTATTGATTATACGACTATTCAACCCATCTATTTTACGATATTGGACCTATATGGGCCTACTGTTTTGCAATGTATGGTGATTGATGAGACAACCGGATATATATACGCTACACAAGTGGACAACCATCTGGGTAGTGGTGACATTGAGTCCTTTCGTATTGTACGCCTTAATCAAAACGGAGAAATAATTGATTGGATGGCATGTAAATATGGAGGACATGGGACAACTTTTGGAATTGAGAATGTTAATGGGAAAGTGTATATATGGTCCAATTACTCGGATGTAAATGGTAACAGTAAATTGGTACGTTTCCCGTATCAACCAGGGACAACAGTCGATGGAAGTGAAATGGCGGAATATAATAAGTTTAATGATCTATATACAACGCCAGCGATTGACCAAAAAAATGATACAATTGCTTTAAGAGTTACTAACAAACACGATACTCAGTCGGTCGAATTACGAAGACTACAGGATGTTAAAAATGGTGTGGACGAAGTGTTGGCAAAACTAGATATTCCCGAAGAGTATACTCAAACGATGCAAGGAATGACCATTGATGGTTACGATCTTTACTGGTACACGGGAGATTCAAACAAGGATGGTATCGCAGATCCTTGGCGTATTATCCGTTTTGATATGAGGACGGGCAAAATCAAAGGGATTGTGGAATGCGATTTTGGCCGTGAGCCTGACGGAAGCTGGCTAGACGGATTTAGGGAACCGGAATCGGTTTATCTTTATACGAACCCAAAAAACGGACAAAAAACACTCTTTGGAGGAGTTGTTGTTGGGGCAAAACTCAATAGGACAGCGAAAATTTATGTCTATCAGCAGCCTGAAAATACTTTTAAAAAAGCCCATTAA
- the nadB gene encoding L-aspartate oxidase, producing the protein MNQYESDVLIVGSGLAALMVAYECSSDCHVTIITKSSWQDTNSYKAQGGIAVRQGQDDDTFLTDTLSAGHHQNNATNVNILVSESEAAIKTLNDLGVPFDDQPDGTLHCTKEGGHSRRRILHAGGDATGKHIVTAFKKVLDQSKNVDIFEYMTATELMVKNGLCHGLVAKTEQQTLAAFQAKHTILATGGIGGLYHTTSNSQSLIGDGIAIAHQAGARVSGMEFIQFHPTMLAAGGQAKALISEAVRGEGGILVNQKGQKVMAGVHPQRDLAPRDIVARTLYRAIQKGDQIALDISCVKSFHRRFPNIAQICEAKGIDLAQERIPVSPGAHFLMGGIVTDAYGRTDIKGLYAVGETANTGVHGVNRLASNSLLEACVFARRLAHMIIRRPVSTREKINVDDERSINLDSHPLTTAHDIRTLMEGSAGMIRTEQRLVSALRQLERWLGPFHDVKRTRLSLQQLKIANMLYVSRLIVSAALQRKESLGAHYRGDSTHIYDKTSLVGGRR; encoded by the coding sequence ATGAATCAGTATGAATCCGATGTTCTTATTGTTGGCAGCGGTTTGGCGGCATTAATGGTTGCCTATGAGTGCTCGTCGGATTGTCATGTGACAATCATCACAAAGTCCTCTTGGCAAGACACCAATTCCTATAAAGCTCAAGGTGGCATTGCTGTCAGGCAGGGTCAGGACGATGACACATTTTTAACTGACACATTAAGTGCGGGTCACCATCAGAATAATGCAACGAACGTCAATATATTAGTGTCTGAAAGTGAAGCTGCCATTAAGACCTTGAACGATCTAGGCGTGCCATTTGACGATCAACCGGATGGCACTTTGCATTGCACAAAGGAGGGTGGTCATTCCCGGCGGCGGATATTACATGCAGGGGGTGACGCGACGGGTAAGCATATTGTTACTGCGTTTAAAAAGGTTTTGGATCAGTCTAAGAATGTGGATATATTTGAATACATGACAGCCACCGAGTTAATGGTCAAAAACGGTTTGTGTCATGGGTTGGTGGCGAAAACTGAACAGCAAACTTTGGCCGCGTTTCAAGCAAAGCATACAATTCTGGCGACCGGTGGCATTGGCGGATTATACCATACGACATCTAATTCACAGTCACTCATTGGTGATGGTATTGCGATCGCTCACCAGGCTGGTGCACGTGTGAGTGGTATGGAGTTCATTCAATTTCATCCCACAATGCTAGCGGCTGGCGGTCAGGCCAAAGCGCTAATTTCTGAGGCCGTTCGCGGCGAAGGGGGCATCCTGGTCAACCAAAAAGGTCAAAAAGTTATGGCAGGTGTCCATCCACAGCGTGACTTAGCGCCTCGGGACATTGTTGCCCGTACGTTATATAGGGCTATCCAAAAGGGTGATCAGATTGCTTTGGACATATCTTGTGTAAAATCGTTTCACCGCCGGTTCCCAAACATCGCGCAAATCTGTGAGGCAAAGGGGATCGACTTAGCCCAAGAGAGAATTCCCGTTTCGCCAGGTGCTCACTTTCTGATGGGCGGGATTGTAACCGATGCTTACGGCAGGACGGATATCAAGGGATTATATGCTGTGGGGGAAACAGCGAATACAGGTGTTCATGGTGTTAACCGGTTAGCGAGCAACTCCTTATTGGAAGCTTGTGTATTTGCTCGTCGCTTAGCCCACATGATAATCCGGCGTCCGGTCAGTACAAGAGAAAAAATTAACGTTGATGATGAGAGGTCAATCAACTTAGACAGCCATCCGTTAACAACAGCCCATGATATTCGCACACTTATGGAAGGTTCAGCAGGGATGATAAGAACCGAGCAAAGATTGGTGTCAGCGTTACGTCAACTCGAGCGATGGTTAGGCCCTTTTCATGATGTGAAAAGGACGAGGCTGTCTCTCCAGCAACTGAAGATTGCTAACATGTTGTATGTATCCAGGTTAATTGTGTCGGCGGCCCTGCAGCGAAAGGAAAGCTTGGGAGCGCACTATCGGGGGGACAGCACTCATATTTATGATAAAACAAGCCTAGTGGGAGGAAGAAGATGA
- a CDS encoding bifunctional metallophosphatase/5'-nucleotidase, which translates to MIPLHIYHTNDLHSHFDYWPNIVHFLKQKRLNDQEKGEHSLTLELGDHMDRFHSLTEGTMGVGNVELMNQAGYDYATIGNNEGVTFTKGGLETAYDVKQFDILLSNLFTVDGGRPEWSRPYVIHQLENNISIGITAVTAPFYPFYSRLGWDVRDPWETLPSILDKLKEQTDIVIVMSHVGLFFDEALAQARDDIDVIVGAHTHHLLKDGHNVNQTLIVQNGKHGQYAGEINLLIDPEAKRIVQKKAMTYNMKQWPEDPETVQLLTSLQEKADKRLEQPAMSLSETLETNWFRPSPLPELLATALREWCHADLSMINAGVILDHLEAGPVNQADIHRICPHPINPVRVEVKGLDLVEAIETGLKTEFQHLELKGLGFRGKMLGCLIFDQLTYQMEGERPVNIYVKDQPIDPDATYILATADMFAFSQKLMPPVNRAQSIDFYLPEMLRDLLMWQLKK; encoded by the coding sequence TTGATTCCATTACATATTTATCATACCAACGATTTACACAGTCATTTTGACTATTGGCCGAACATTGTCCACTTTTTAAAGCAAAAACGGTTAAACGATCAAGAAAAAGGTGAGCATTCGCTAACATTGGAACTTGGTGACCACATGGATCGTTTCCATTCACTGACTGAGGGAACAATGGGTGTCGGCAATGTGGAGTTGATGAATCAGGCCGGTTATGATTATGCAACGATCGGTAACAATGAAGGGGTCACATTTACAAAAGGCGGATTAGAAACGGCATATGATGTGAAGCAGTTCGATATTTTATTATCCAATTTATTTACTGTCGATGGTGGGCGTCCTGAATGGAGCCGCCCCTATGTCATTCATCAACTTGAAAATAATATTTCCATTGGTATTACAGCAGTGACGGCACCGTTCTATCCCTTTTATAGCCGGTTAGGCTGGGATGTGCGTGATCCATGGGAGACTCTTCCTTCTATCTTGGATAAATTAAAAGAACAAACGGATATCGTTATCGTCATGTCACATGTTGGATTGTTTTTTGATGAAGCTTTAGCTCAAGCGCGGGATGATATTGATGTGATTGTCGGCGCTCATACCCACCATTTATTGAAAGATGGCCATAATGTCAATCAAACTTTGATTGTGCAAAATGGCAAACATGGTCAATATGCTGGGGAGATTAACTTATTAATTGATCCGGAAGCCAAGCGTATCGTACAAAAAAAGGCGATGACTTACAATATGAAACAGTGGCCAGAAGATCCTGAAACCGTTCAACTATTAACGTCGCTTCAGGAGAAGGCAGATAAACGACTTGAACAACCTGCTATGTCGTTATCTGAAACATTGGAAACGAATTGGTTTCGGCCCAGTCCACTCCCGGAATTATTGGCCACGGCTTTGCGGGAATGGTGTCATGCTGATCTCAGTATGATCAATGCTGGCGTTATTCTAGATCACCTTGAGGCGGGTCCGGTGAATCAAGCTGATATTCATCGCATTTGTCCGCATCCCATTAATCCGGTTCGTGTAGAAGTCAAAGGTCTAGATCTCGTTGAAGCGATTGAGACGGGTCTAAAAACTGAATTTCAGCATCTAGAACTCAAGGGGTTAGGCTTCCGTGGTAAAATGCTCGGCTGCCTTATATTTGATCAATTAACGTATCAAATGGAAGGTGAACGCCCCGTTAATATTTACGTTAAGGATCAACCGATTGATCCTGACGCCACTTACATCTTAGCGACAGCGGATATGTTCGCTTTTAGTCAAAAGCTTATGCCGCCAGTAAATCGAGCACAATCCATCGATTTTTATTTGCCGGAGATGTTGCGTGATCTGCTCATGTGGCAATTAAAAAAATGA
- the nadA gene encoding quinolinate synthase NadA, with protein sequence MSILDQVNEHTLPQKYQNMNDTELANLVTLRKHQLGDRIYIPGHHYQKDEVIQFANDTGDSLQLARKAAQNTQAEFIVFCGVHFMAETADILTADHQTVILPDLRAGCSMADMANIHQLNQAWTVFSDVFGDAITPLTYINSTAAIKSFCGQRGGATLTSSNAKAMLQWALDQNEKVLFLPDQHLGRNTAVELGIQLDEMVVWDPIQHCFEGEVDAERTKVILWKGHCSVHEKFTTAQIHAMKQQDPHIQVIVHPECPYEVVRQADISGSTKTIIETIDQAPAGSSWAIGTEMNLVNRLMKRHPDKTIRSLNPYMCPCLTMNRIDLQHFAWALDSIAGGEPVNVIQVDQETAIYAKQALDRMLKR encoded by the coding sequence ATGAGTATATTAGATCAAGTCAATGAGCACACATTACCGCAAAAATATCAGAATATGAATGACACTGAACTCGCCAACCTTGTTACGTTAAGGAAACACCAATTGGGGGATCGTATTTATATTCCCGGTCATCATTATCAAAAGGATGAGGTGATTCAATTTGCGAATGATACCGGCGATTCATTGCAATTAGCCAGGAAGGCAGCTCAAAATACACAAGCTGAATTTATTGTTTTTTGCGGTGTTCATTTTATGGCGGAAACGGCAGATATACTAACAGCGGATCATCAGACAGTGATTTTGCCCGATTTGAGAGCCGGATGTTCCATGGCTGATATGGCGAATATTCATCAGTTAAATCAAGCTTGGACGGTGTTCTCAGATGTCTTTGGTGACGCAATAACGCCATTGACCTATATCAATTCGACGGCAGCTATTAAGTCATTCTGTGGACAAAGAGGTGGTGCAACGTTAACATCTTCGAATGCGAAAGCTATGTTACAGTGGGCATTGGACCAAAACGAAAAAGTTTTATTTTTACCCGATCAACATCTTGGGCGAAATACGGCTGTCGAACTTGGGATTCAACTAGATGAAATGGTAGTTTGGGATCCAATCCAACATTGTTTTGAAGGTGAAGTGGATGCTGAGCGGACAAAAGTGATTCTATGGAAAGGTCATTGTTCGGTTCACGAGAAGTTTACAACTGCTCAAATCCATGCTATGAAACAACAGGACCCTCACATTCAAGTGATCGTTCATCCGGAATGTCCATATGAAGTCGTCCGGCAAGCTGACATTTCTGGTTCAACTAAGACAATTATCGAAACCATTGATCAGGCGCCAGCGGGGTCCAGCTGGGCAATTGGCACGGAAATGAATCTTGTTAATCGCTTAATGAAGCGTCATCCTGATAAAACCATTCGATCGCTTAATCCGTATATGTGCCCTTGTCTAACTATGAATCGTATTGATCTACAGCATTTTGCTTGGGCGTTGGATAGTATTGCCGGTGGTGAGCCCGTGAATGTCATTCAAGTTGATCAAGAGACAGCCATATATGCAAAGCAAGCCTTAGACCGTATGTTGAAAAGATGA
- a CDS encoding M23 family metallopeptidase, with protein MKQMTLIFVFALSLMYPAHLGLAKEDNTASQKEKRKSLYLKTAAVSNIPWYYLAAIDQYERNIRSAQKELPDPNGLSGILIPDIKWFGLTNPNHKKTDAKLINLMDGFGQDGNGDGKADPDNPEDVLYSMAVYLNNYGPNRDNIKIALWKYYQSGKAVDIITQIAKVYQTFNTIQLSNHDFPIPLKYNFDYDSTWGARRGYGGLRIHEGTDIFADYGTPVKATSYGTIELIGWNRFGGWRVGIRDTQNNYHYFAHLKGYADGIKKGSVVKPGQVIGYVGSSGYGPEGTQGKFPPHLHYGMYRYNGKTDYSFDPYPYLRQWQQQAKQEK; from the coding sequence ATGAAACAGATGACTTTAATCTTTGTATTCGCCTTGTCTTTGATGTACCCTGCTCATCTAGGACTGGCCAAAGAGGACAATACCGCGAGCCAAAAAGAGAAAAGAAAAAGTTTATATCTTAAAACAGCTGCTGTCAGTAACATCCCTTGGTACTATCTCGCAGCCATTGATCAATATGAACGAAATATTCGGTCCGCGCAAAAAGAACTCCCCGATCCTAATGGTTTATCTGGGATTCTAATACCTGACATCAAGTGGTTCGGGTTAACTAACCCTAATCACAAAAAAACTGATGCCAAGCTCATTAATTTAATGGACGGTTTTGGACAAGATGGCAATGGTGACGGCAAAGCCGATCCTGATAACCCTGAGGATGTTCTATACAGCATGGCTGTTTATCTTAATAACTATGGTCCTAACCGGGATAACATAAAAATTGCCTTATGGAAATATTATCAAAGTGGAAAAGCGGTCGATATCATTACCCAGATAGCAAAGGTATATCAAACATTCAATACCATTCAATTATCTAATCATGACTTCCCGATTCCTCTTAAATACAATTTTGATTATGATTCGACATGGGGGGCACGCCGCGGTTACGGTGGATTACGAATTCACGAAGGTACGGACATCTTTGCCGATTACGGCACACCCGTTAAAGCCACTTCCTATGGCACCATAGAGCTTATTGGTTGGAATCGTTTTGGCGGTTGGCGTGTGGGCATTCGTGATACACAAAATAATTATCACTACTTTGCTCACCTAAAGGGTTATGCTGACGGTATCAAAAAGGGATCCGTTGTCAAACCTGGACAAGTTATTGGCTATGTCGGCAGTTCTGGATATGGACCTGAAGGAACGCAAGGAAAATTTCCACCGCATCTTCACTACGGAATGTACCGTTATAATGGCAAAACCGATTACTCCTTCGATCCTTATCCTTACTTACGCCAATGGCAACAACAAGCCAAACAAGAAAAATGA
- a CDS encoding Ltp family lipoprotein — MKKVFKFGCFGFIGLVLLIIIIAVATSGGSSSDTASTEPSKDSESQDIDKKVDNSDKKTTGVGDSDNNTSNDDMTKSQKNAIQQAKSYLEFSGFSKKGLVEQLSSDAGSGYSKKDAKYADNHIDVDWKEQAVKKAENYLSTTPFSKKGLKQQLTSNAGSQFTDKQAQYAIKHIDVDWKEQAVKSAKNYMDTMSFSRDQLIQQLSSDSGAGFTKEQAEYAVDKVGL, encoded by the coding sequence ATGAAGAAAGTTTTCAAGTTTGGTTGTTTTGGTTTTATTGGATTAGTTCTTCTAATTATTATTATTGCCGTAGCAACAAGTGGAGGTAGTTCTTCTGATACAGCTAGTACAGAGCCTTCAAAAGATAGCGAATCCCAGGACATAGATAAAAAGGTAGACAATAGCGATAAGAAAACAACTGGCGTTGGTGATAGTGACAATAACACGTCAAACGATGACATGACAAAATCACAAAAGAATGCTATCCAACAAGCTAAAAGTTATTTAGAATTCTCGGGTTTTTCCAAAAAAGGACTTGTTGAGCAATTATCTTCTGATGCAGGTAGCGGTTACTCCAAAAAAGATGCTAAATATGCCGATAACCATATCGATGTTGATTGGAAAGAACAAGCCGTGAAAAAAGCTGAAAATTATTTAAGCACAACGCCATTTTCCAAAAAAGGCTTGAAGCAGCAACTAACATCTAATGCAGGCAGTCAATTTACAGACAAACAGGCTCAATATGCTATCAAACACATTGATGTCGATTGGAAAGAGCAAGCTGTGAAAAGCGCCAAAAACTATATGGATACCATGTCATTTTCCAGAGACCAACTCATTCAACAATTATCATCCGATAGTGGGGCTGGCTTTACCAAAGAACAAGCTGAGTATGCTGTTGATAAAGTTGGATTATAA
- a CDS encoding IscS subfamily cysteine desulfurase, giving the protein MIYMDYAASSPMSDKALQTYIDTTKTFCGNPMSLHDHGSQSRHLLEMCRHLIAYYLGGQDRGVTFTGSGSEANAIAIYGLAHAYKDKGQTILTTGMEHASVYQVLNRLKNEGFCIREIPVDQNGAIVIDALADMVDQETILAVIGHVNSDFGAIQDLETICNILHDCDVLIHSDMVQSFGKITDIPIDQWEISSCAISAHKIYGPKGIGACYIHPELRCKPFLPGIEHENGLKTGTVNLPGIAAFADAADDMFQQSHSYMKHLVSLNEQLTDRIRAKNMPFDIEGDPNQTFPGIMGLTSHDIEGQYLMLACNQKGLAISTGSACGVQKSEPPKALMAIGKTVEAARGFIRLSFGYHTTHDDITHAVRVLEEVVQSQNKLPN; this is encoded by the coding sequence ATGATCTATATGGATTATGCGGCAAGTTCACCGATGTCTGACAAGGCATTACAGACTTATATAGATACAACAAAAACATTTTGTGGTAATCCCATGAGCTTACATGACCACGGCAGTCAGAGTCGTCATCTTCTTGAAATGTGTCGACATCTCATCGCATACTACCTAGGGGGACAAGACCGTGGGGTCACGTTCACAGGCAGTGGATCAGAAGCTAATGCTATCGCCATATACGGACTTGCACATGCTTATAAAGATAAGGGGCAAACCATCTTAACGACAGGTATGGAACACGCTTCGGTCTATCAGGTGCTGAATCGACTTAAAAATGAGGGTTTTTGTATCCGCGAGATCCCTGTCGATCAAAACGGAGCCATCGTGATTGATGCTCTAGCGGACATGGTTGATCAAGAAACCATTCTCGCTGTAATTGGGCATGTTAATAGTGACTTCGGTGCTATTCAAGATCTAGAGACAATTTGCAACATCCTTCATGATTGCGATGTGCTCATTCATAGCGACATGGTTCAATCATTCGGTAAAATCACCGATATCCCCATCGATCAATGGGAGATCTCCAGTTGCGCCATCTCTGCTCATAAAATATACGGCCCTAAAGGCATCGGTGCCTGCTATATCCATCCAGAGCTGCGATGTAAACCCTTTCTACCAGGTATCGAACATGAAAATGGATTAAAAACAGGGACCGTTAATTTACCTGGCATTGCCGCATTTGCTGACGCTGCGGATGATATGTTTCAACAAAGTCATTCTTACATGAAGCACCTAGTCAGCCTAAACGAACAATTGACCGATCGTATCCGTGCTAAAAACATGCCTTTTGATATTGAAGGAGATCCGAACCAGACGTTTCCTGGCATTATGGGCTTAACATCGCACGATATCGAAGGACAATATCTCATGTTAGCATGCAATCAAAAAGGACTGGCAATTTCAACCGGTTCAGCTTGCGGTGTCCAAAAATCTGAACCCCCTAAAGCACTAATGGCTATCGGAAAAACAGTCGAAGCGGCGCGAGGATTCATTCGTTTATCGTTCGGGTATCATACCACTCATGATGATATCACTCATGCTGTTAGGGTCCTTGAAGAAGTCGTTCAGTCTCAGAATAAATTACCTAACTAA
- the yunB gene encoding sporulation protein YunB — protein sequence MFKPRGRVKKIRKPMRLRHIFLIAIICFMLFTVGGLWLANQGVQPVLEKISKTRAHQIASYALNVGVGKRDLEYIDENMNQDPNPLEGSHDNLIIRHEDNEGDVTDITFNSSVIAKLLAETTQHVQTFLRLIEDGQYDITQMYTDSNVTFKKSKNNQEGIVEEIPLGAVTNNALLANLGPQIPIRFDLIGDVQTNITHDIQTAGYNMVYLQLFVKVNVSVRFVLPFATKRITETTEVPVAQKFFPGDVPLYLGGDNAKGVTPTLPLNKMKKQMENLNKGGTD from the coding sequence ATGTTCAAACCGCGCGGACGGGTAAAAAAAATCCGCAAACCCATGCGATTACGCCATATTTTTTTGATTGCCATCATATGTTTTATGTTATTTACAGTTGGAGGGTTATGGCTTGCAAACCAGGGCGTTCAACCGGTCCTTGAGAAAATCTCCAAAACAAGAGCTCATCAAATCGCATCTTATGCTCTAAATGTTGGTGTTGGCAAACGAGATTTGGAATATATAGATGAAAATATGAATCAAGACCCTAATCCCTTGGAAGGCAGTCATGATAACCTTATTATCAGACATGAAGACAATGAAGGCGATGTAACGGACATTACTTTTAATAGTTCGGTTATTGCGAAATTATTAGCTGAAACAACCCAACATGTACAAACATTTCTGCGACTTATTGAGGATGGTCAGTATGATATCACACAAATGTACACGGATTCCAATGTCACATTTAAAAAATCTAAAAATAACCAGGAAGGCATTGTTGAAGAAATTCCGCTTGGTGCTGTGACCAATAATGCGTTACTTGCCAACCTTGGACCGCAAATTCCGATTAGATTTGATTTAATTGGTGATGTGCAAACCAATATTACCCATGATATCCAAACAGCCGGATACAACATGGTATATTTACAATTATTTGTAAAGGTTAACGTCAGTGTCCGATTTGTCTTACCGTTTGCTACGAAGAGAATCACCGAGACAACCGAAGTTCCTGTTGCTCAGAAATTCTTCCCAGGCGATGTTCCTTTATATTTGGGTGGCGATAACGCTAAAGGTGTAACTCCAACGTTGCCATTAAATAAAATGAAAAAACAAATGGAAAATCTTAATAAGGGAGGCACCGACTAA
- the nadC gene encoding carboxylating nicotinate-nucleotide diphosphorylase, with protein MNKGAIQEHLKTFFNEDIGRGDLSTGSLFNHKKLAVGTLVAKTDGVIAGIDVFLEGLKWKNDHARFYLHADDGDKVKQGDVIMQVESPVTLLLERERVLLNLIQRMSGIATATKRATEALKSSQTRICDTRKTAPGLRMFDKWAVRCGGGFNHRYGLYDGVMLKDNHIKQAGSIRKAVETVRRNIGHMTKIEVETERCEQVLEAVEAGADVIMFDNRSPEEIESFVKLVPKHIMTEASGGISEQALSQYAKTGVDVISLGYLTHSVKALDISFNLL; from the coding sequence ATGAACAAAGGGGCCATTCAGGAACATTTAAAAACTTTTTTTAACGAGGATATTGGTCGCGGTGATCTGTCCACAGGCTCTTTATTTAATCACAAAAAGCTTGCAGTTGGAACGCTTGTGGCCAAGACTGATGGCGTCATCGCTGGAATTGATGTATTTCTTGAAGGACTCAAATGGAAGAATGATCATGCTCGATTTTACCTCCATGCCGATGATGGGGATAAGGTCAAACAAGGTGATGTTATCATGCAAGTTGAATCGCCGGTGACCCTTTTATTAGAAAGAGAACGTGTTTTGTTAAATTTAATTCAGAGAATGAGCGGGATTGCAACCGCAACGAAGCGAGCTACTGAGGCATTGAAAAGCTCACAGACACGGATTTGTGATACACGGAAAACAGCACCAGGATTGCGCATGTTTGATAAGTGGGCGGTTCGTTGTGGCGGTGGCTTCAATCATCGTTATGGGCTATATGACGGTGTCATGCTGAAAGACAATCACATTAAACAAGCGGGGAGTATTCGAAAAGCCGTCGAGACAGTCAGAAGAAACATAGGACATATGACAAAGATTGAGGTGGAGACGGAACGATGTGAACAAGTTCTTGAGGCTGTTGAAGCCGGAGCTGATGTTATTATGTTTGATAATCGCTCACCCGAAGAAATCGAATCATTTGTCAAGTTAGTTCCAAAACACATTATGACTGAAGCGTCTGGTGGTATTTCTGAACAGGCTTTGTCTCAATATGCTAAGACAGGTGTGGATGTGATTTCATTAGGTTATTTGACGCATTCCGTTAAAGCTCTTGATATCAGTTTTAATTTACTGTAA
- a CDS encoding N-terminal phage integrase SAM-like domain-containing protein: protein MFTIYRIIFYTDFPIHGFTENGDELINKFMYDWLETYKKPFLKPITYSVQERVVRLNINTRWGNYRLKDISRKEYQQWINELREHYSEGTTKRIHSIMSSALDDAVHEFSVLRESESNRGEEYNFYVGNHPLDNIPYIMSSTGFNIDVGGRFDITYGSVWTDGSYHGTSDTTFFTGENLVNLRTDKSGHGSGIYVDVDGSGPQIYSKDIYERTYSSSANMHITSYGTIGRATSATKYKLDIEEIETPDFAERILQLKPKSWYDKTATEQYLTTWIEKKKVRMWILIKLISLRSKNTMGWLQKT, encoded by the coding sequence TTGTTTACTATTTACCGTATTATTTTCTATACAGATTTCCCCATTCATGGGTTCACTGAAAATGGCGATGAATTAATTAATAAATTTATGTATGATTGGCTAGAAACCTATAAAAAACCTTTTCTTAAACCTATCACATACAGTGTTCAAGAACGTGTTGTGAGACTTAATATCAACACTCGATGGGGAAATTATCGGCTCAAAGATATTTCAAGGAAAGAGTACCAACAATGGATCAATGAACTACGTGAACATTATAGTGAAGGAACAACAAAACGAATTCATAGCATTATGAGTAGCGCTCTTGATGATGCAGTCCACGAATTCAGTGTGCTTAGAGAATCAGAATCGAATAGAGGTGAAGAATACAACTTTTATGTTGGTAACCATCCATTGGATAATATCCCGTATATTATGTCGAGTACTGGTTTTAACATAGACGTTGGGGGTAGATTCGATATAACATACGGCAGTGTTTGGACGGATGGTTCTTACCACGGAACTAGTGACACAACCTTTTTCACGGGAGAAAATCTAGTTAATTTACGTACCGACAAATCGGGTCACGGCAGCGGTATTTATGTAGATGTTGATGGGTCGGGTCCGCAAATATATTCAAAAGATATTTATGAACGAACTTATTCTTCGTCAGCTAATATGCATATCACTAGCTACGGAACAATCGGACGAGCAACGTCAGCTACCAAGTACAAATTAGACATTGAAGAAATCGAAACACCTGACTTTGCCGAAAGGATCCTTCAGCTGAAACCGAAGTCATGGTACGACAAAACAGCGACAGAACAGTACCTGACTACTTGGATAGAAAAGAAAAAGGTGAGGATGTGGATATTGATAAAATTGATATCCCTCCGCTCAAAAAACACTATGGGCTGGTTGCAGAAGACTTGA